The Cetobacterium sp. 8H DNA window ATATTATATCTATATAACAAATAGAAATCCAGAGTTACCAGAGATAGCAATAGTTACAGATTCAACATCAGATTTAACTACAGATATGATAAAAGGATTAGATGTAGATATAATACCTTTAAAGATTAAACTTGAAGGAGATACATATTACAGAGAAGGTGTAGATATATCAAAAGGTGAATTCTGGAGACAATTATTAAAAGATGGAGTTATACCAAAAACATCACAACCATCTCCAGCTGAATTCAAAGAATTGTATGAAAAACTACTTGAAAAGGGATATAAAAAAATAATATCAATTCATATTTCAAGTAAATTAAGTGGAACTCAACAAGCTGCAAGAGTAGCGAGAGGAATGTTAAATAAAGAGGATGATATAGCTATAGTTGACTCAAAAGCAGTAACATTTGCATTGGGTCATATAGTAATAGAAGCTGCAAAAATGGTTCAGAATGGTAGCTCGTTTGATGATATTATTGAATGGATTGATGAAACTAAAAATAAGATGAAAGTATACTTCGTTGTAAAAGAGTTATCATATCTAGAAAAAGGTGGAAGAATAGGTAGAGCTTCTTCTGTAATAGGTGGATTCTTAAAAATAAAACCAGTTTTAAAATTAGAAAATGGTGAAGTTTGTATTGAAGCTAAAGCTTTAGGAGAAAGAGGAGCTTTATCTTATATGGAGAAAATAATAAAGAATGAAAAGAATTCAATAATCATGTATACTGCTTGGGGTGGAACTCGTAGTGAATTAGAGGCTGCCGATCAACTGAGAAGTATCGCTGAAAAAACAAAGAAATTAGATTATAGAGGAAGATTTGAGATAGGAGCAACAATTGCATCTCACACTGGACCTGTATATGGAATGGGAATATTAAATAAAATAAGATAGATAAAAAATAGCTAGATTAAAATCTAGCTATTTTTACAAATCAATCTTTTTTTAATAATTAAAAAAAGTCTTCAGATAATCGTTGCTAAAAAGATTGACTGAACCTTGAAAACTAAATATAATAAAGAAAAAACCTAGAGGAGGAAAAAATGGCAATATTAGTTTGTGGTGGTGCTGGATATATAGGAAGTCATGCTGTAAAAGCTTTAATAGAGGCTAAAAGAGAGGTTATAGTATTAGATAATATGCAAACTGGTCATATAGAAGCTGTCCCAGAGAATATCAAGTTGGTTCTAGGAGATTTGAGAGATATAGAGTTTTTAAATAGGGTATTTGAAGAGAATAAAATAGATGGAGTAATACATTTTGCAGCGGATTCATTAGTGGGAGAAAGTATGACTAATCCTGCTAAGTATTTTGAAAATAATGTCATGGGAAGTATGAATTTATTAAATACGATGAAAAAGTATGGAGTAAAAAACATAGTATTTTCTTCAACTGCAGCAACATACGGAGAACCTAAAAATATTCCGATATTGGAAACGGATGAAACTAAACCTACAAATCCATATGGAGAGAGTAAACTAATGGTTGAAAAACTTCTTAAATGGTATGACTACGCTTATGGTATAAAGTATACTGCTCTTAGATATTTTAATGTAGCAGGAGCATATCCAACAGGTGAAATAGGTGAAGATCATTCACCAGAAACACATTTAATTCCTATTATATTGCAAGTTGCTTTAGGAAAAAGAGAAAAAATAGCTATCTATGGTGATGATTATCCAACTGAAGATGGAACTTGTATTAGAGATTATGTTCATGTAATGGACTTAGTTGATGCACATATCTTAGCACTAGATAGACTTGCAAAAGGGGAAGAAAGTGCAATCTACAATCTAGGAAATGGAGAAGGATTTTCTGTTAAACAAGTTATAGAAGTTGCAAGAAAAGTAACAAAGCATGAAATTGTAGCAGAGGTATCGCCAAGAAGAGCTGGAGATCCAGCAAAATTAGTTGCAAGTTCAAAGAAGGCAATTGATGAATTAAAATGGAAACCTAAGTATTCATCTTTAGAGGCAATGATAGAAACAGCATGGAAATGGCATAAAGGAAATCCTGAAGGATATAACGATTAGAAAAAATTAGGCAGAATGTTATCTGCCTAATTTTATTTTCTAAAATTAAAAGGAGAGAGATGAGAGTTTATAAATTTGATGAGATAGATTCAACAAATAAATTTTTGAAAGAAAAATTAGATTTAGAAGAAAGAGATTTAGCAATAGCTAGAGTTCAAACAGCTGGAAGAGGAAGAAGAGGTAATAAATGGGTTTCTTCAGAAGGAGCAGCCTTATTTTCATTTGTTTTAAAATATGATATGTCAGTTCCAGAAGATGAATACATGAAGTTATCTTTAGTTGTAGGTTATTCTCTTTTAAAAACAATGAAGAAGATAGAGCCTTTAGAGTATAAATTTAAATGGACAAACGATTTATATTTAGAAGATAAAAAATTAAGTGGAATATTGATAGAGAAGATAGGAAATTATTTTATAATAGG harbors:
- the galE gene encoding UDP-glucose 4-epimerase GalE, producing the protein MAILVCGGAGYIGSHAVKALIEAKREVIVLDNMQTGHIEAVPENIKLVLGDLRDIEFLNRVFEENKIDGVIHFAADSLVGESMTNPAKYFENNVMGSMNLLNTMKKYGVKNIVFSSTAATYGEPKNIPILETDETKPTNPYGESKLMVEKLLKWYDYAYGIKYTALRYFNVAGAYPTGEIGEDHSPETHLIPIILQVALGKREKIAIYGDDYPTEDGTCIRDYVHVMDLVDAHILALDRLAKGEESAIYNLGNGEGFSVKQVIEVARKVTKHEIVAEVSPRRAGDPAKLVASSKKAIDELKWKPKYSSLEAMIETAWKWHKGNPEGYND
- a CDS encoding biotin--[acetyl-CoA-carboxylase] ligase, whose amino-acid sequence is MRVYKFDEIDSTNKFLKEKLDLEERDLAIARVQTAGRGRRGNKWVSSEGAALFSFVLKYDMSVPEDEYMKLSLVVGYSLLKTMKKIEPLEYKFKWTNDLYLEDKKLSGILIEKIGNYFIIGIGININNLEFGEAKDIAISLKAKTGKSYDLESIIENVVNSFFEDFIKFKNGNWKEMLKEINDINYLYGKRIDIVGLSKEESGIAGDILADGTLEVFVGNEIKKYNIGEIHISKR